In Pygocentrus nattereri isolate fPygNat1 chromosome 19, fPygNat1.pri, whole genome shotgun sequence, the sequence TATAAAATACATGGAAAATATTGAAATTCCATTAAAGTGTTCAGGGGATGGGACAATATGAAAATTTCCTATTATGACCTCGGTGACCAAAATCatcttaagttaagtgatacttttttaatcccacaaacagggaaattccacctccgcatttaacccatccgtgaagtgaaacaccacaagcacactagtgaatgcacgcacactagggggcagtgagcacacttgcccagagtggtgggcagccctatccacggtgcccagggagcaattgggtgttgggtgtcttgctcaaggacacctcagtcaaggactgttggcactggggatcgaactggcaaccttccggttacagggccagttccctaacctcaagTCCACAACTGCCCCCACTTTTTGGCTTTTGATATTATCATGGtgcatttgttaaaaaaagtagtaaaatgttttaaaataatagtAGACAAAGGTGACagattttgaattttgaaatatgaatgaaaacaatGTCTTTCCAACATCAGCCATTTAAAACTGACTGAAAACAGTTACATTTCTATGGAAAAATACTGCAGTTTGTTATTGTTAagcttgtttttattgttatttattgttatctGATTGCTCAGTTAATAATCTTGGCAATATAATCTCTTCAGTCAGATTAATGCATTACTCATATTATGATCAGTCATGAACCTAACCAAAATTATTCAAATTTGACATGGTACAACTATCAGTGCAGCTTTAGAACTGTCCCAACCCTAGTCAAGCAGAATGAGTGCTCACATATATTTTAACCAGTCTTAAAAAGCATCAACTACCTGTTGAACAGCAGAAATCAACACGATAACTCCAACTTTTAATGTCTGGGGCAGTTTTAGGAACATGGAGGGGTAAAGGAGCATCGGGTATAAAACTTCTCATGCTAAAAGGCAGAATTGTGCTCACTACCAGCTGATTTCATGTACCATTTCTATAAAACACAGCTTCTTGAACTGTGCAATGCTTGTGATATTACACACAACTGCACtgataaaatatatcattactgttagatcatttttttaatactCTATTTGTGAATGCCAGTTGCGCTTTATATTGAGAAGAACACGCCATGGTGAATGAGTCggtagaaatggtccaaaatcactttgaataaaatttcattaacttgcattagaatgtttttagttttctactttttctgtttttagttttagtaaagttaccattccattattatgaggttttgttctgatagcaaAATATGTATGGGGGATTCTTGACCTTAATATATGTTAAGATTGTAATTCATGTAATTTTGGATTACATTTTGGTACATTTaccattaaaatataaattcatGCAATATATTGAGCAGCTggtgttaaaaaataaaagacaaaaaagctaTGAGATTTGCACATGACAGCGCCGATACGCAAGGCTGTCATACACTAAGGAGATGCTCAACATGATATTGTTTAaaatttaacccatccacaCACAATATAGTCCAAAACCACAGCACTATAGCACCATCTGCATAAAGaccaacacaaatacagtcatATCTGATCTGATTTAGAATGTGTAACAGGCCATGAGCtcaacaaacacactgcagaaaGCAAGAACTCACACTTTAGCCACAGCCCGGCAAGAAAAACTCAATGATTCTCCTGTTCACGTCCATATAATCATGGTTAATATTAAGATTAggctttattaatctctttCATCTCCTCCGTATGTGCTGAATGATTCAATTAACGATGATTAAACCATGAAATTACCTTGAGGTTTCTTCTTTAAAAGGCATGACATATTATCCTTGAGGTTTGTTTGGATCAATATTAGGCTTTTGTGTTTCTAAATAGCATCTGaaatcattaaaaacagaaaagaaaaaaggattcCAACAGGTCCCGATCAAAACCCAATGCTTGAGCTCTGTTCTTCACATGACAGAGcacaaaatgaaggaaaaaactaaacaaaacaaaacttaagAACAGCAGACAATAAAGATAAACTGAAAAGTTTCtgcaataaacaacaaaaacgaaCACTTTAACTCAAACACAGGAGCTTAGAGATGTGTCTAAGCAGAAGATGTGTGGAGTATCTATCTTTCTCTAAATGAAGCCCATCTCTCCTCACCTTGCCCTTCCTTTTCTTGTCCCCTCCAAAGAACTTCCCGATTTGGTCCAGAACGCCAGGGTTTTTCTTGCTGCGGCCCAGCCTGAAGCCTGACTGACCTGAGGAGCCTCCTGATGCCATGTTGGGCTCGTTTACTTGGTTTTTGGTGCTGTGCTGCGCAGTAGCGAGGTTTATCAGAGTGTTTAGAGTTGGTATCTCTCGGTAGATAGTGATGGGAGGGCAAGGGCCCGTGGGAATGAGCTAATCTAGTCAGTGTCCTGCTCTGCGTTTTCCAGTCCGGCTCCAGCCTCCGGTATGGTGTGCAGCTCGTCCGATTCTGAAGGCCGGTCTTTGAAGGTGTTGTCCACTCGGCCCGGGGCATCTCGGGAGAAGAGGCGGACCAAGTGTGGGCGTGGCTCCGTTAAGTTGGGATCCTCCTGATTGGCCTGGTCTTCGCTGGGCGAAGCCGAAGAGGCGGTTGTTCCTGTGCTCTTGCTGGAGCAGTCTTTGTTCTGGTTGACATCTGGTTCATGCAGGCCTGCGCAGAAACAACAAGTGTTACACCCCACACTTctcaacacagcacacactctGTACAGGCCAGATCCCTCTGCTCAGAAACACTCAACAAGCACTCTTTGTCAGTAGCACTGGCGTACTAAAGCAACAGTACAGaatttcacatttacacagcagcGTCTAGGCCAGCACATGATAACTGAGGCCTTTCTTCAGTGCTGGGTGTGTATGACTGATTGCTGGAGCAGTTTGCTTGGtccagtcctgtgcaaaagcaAGCGTTATGTTAGACCTTTGTGAAAGAGCCTGAAATTTATTTAGCAGTATGTACTGTAGTAGAGGGCCAGCCATGATCACGTAAAAGGAATGTCTAGAGACAACCATGAGAAACGTGGGCCTAGCTGTGGTTGGTAACGAAGACTTAGTAGACTGGAAATTTCTAAACCTGTCCGATGTTCTGTGAAGGCGGAGCTCAGTAGTGGGTGATGATGTGATCAACACTGTCTTACCAGCAAGTCTGTTATTAGCTCATGGATGTAATGTAAGCATGGCTGAGAGGTGCCACCAAAAACTAAGCATGTAGATATGTCTACCTGTGCGGCAAACACGTTacacacagtaaaaacaaaccTTGTGCAGTGAGAAACAGTTTAGTTAGCTAATTATAACATTTACTAGCTAGCATCTTTTCCTTGTGTTATCATTAGTACTCTAAATGTTAAAAGAGTATAGACTACAGGAATTTAGAGCAGAATTTAATCCAGCACTTAAAGTTTAGTAAATTGTCACATATATTCTTGGGACAAGATTCACCCTGTGAGTAAGTaattttacaacaggtgttgtcacaaagtagctttacagaacaatcagtctTACAGAAAGAATCTGGTTCGGAGCCACCATGAGCATCGCCAggggtggcaaggaaaaacttcctaagagtaagaggaagaaaccttaagaggaacaaagactcagaaggggaatccatcctcctctggtcgacaccagacagcaaacattgttagtataaaggattgcacagtgttgtacacCATGAAGCTCAGTTACAGTGAAgccagtccagaaggctggcgaacAGTGGCActcgatcaaggcagaagaggcagcagcatcgGACACACAGGATCacagctgatcaactcggcaaagaaaataaaaataaacacagagtcagttctgtaatgagtgactgaccacagattacagtgttaacacaGCAGCAGAGATCTATATCTACAACCTCGTTTCCCAAAAAGTTGTGACGCTGTGCACAATGACACCTTTCTAGAGAAGGCAGCAGCATGTCTAGATCCTGTTTCTTTTAGTAGTAGTTTTTAACTTCCATTTGTGGATGCTGGAAGGAACTGTGCTCACAGACAGTTTTCAGAAGAgcttctgagcccatgcagtgatttttactacagaatcatgtctgtttttaaagcacTGCTGCCttagggcccaaagatcattgCCATCCAATATTGATTTTCGGCCTTTTCCATAACATAGAAAGACTTCTTtagattctctgaatcatttaatgatgttattttcaacttttttgaaacatgttcctggtatcaaattcaaaatgggcttatatctttcaaaaaaatatataatttctcagtttaaacattcAATATGTTGTTTTTCAATTAGACCGAGGGcgtaaataatttgcacatcattgcaatgttttttgtttttttttcaacagattcccaacttttctggaacgGCTGTAATTCAAATTGGCATGATCAGGGCTCAGTTTCCCAAAACCATGTTAGTGATGGGATCATCTTCATGGGGTGGTAGTGTTCAGAGTGATGCCTGCTCTACCACTTAggaatgttttcaaatgatttaaaataacCCAGTTCAGTTATTAAGCAGCACACTAAAACATTTCTAGCTGAGAAATGTTCCCAATACAGGATACATAAAGGCAGCAAATGCTGTTCTAGCctatttggaacattccacaggtgaacaggttaattggaaacatgtGAGTGtcgtgattgggtataaagggagcatccctgaaaggtttgtccacaagcaaggatggggtgaggttcaccactttgtgaacaactgtgtgagcaaatagtccaacagtttaagaacatttctcaattgcaaggaatttagggattttatcatctacagtccatcaTATCACCAAAGGAtacagagaatctggagaaattgaatgcccgtgaccttcgatctctcagatggcactgcattaaaaactgacatcattctgtaatggatattaccacatgggctcaggaacacttcagaaaacctttgtcagtgaacacagttcgtcactccatctacaagtgcaagttaaaactctgccatgc encodes:
- the LOC108441790 gene encoding myelin basic protein-like isoform X1, with translation MGQHLVKREVSTETKALSDSATRTMAETESQDDVFGLHEPDVNQNKDCSSKSTGTTASSASPSEDQANQEDPNLTEPRPHLVRLFSRDAPGRVDNTFKDRPSESDELHTIPEAGAGLENAEQDTD
- the LOC108441790 gene encoding myelin basic protein-like isoform X2, translated to MAETESQDDVFGLHEPDVNQNKDCSSKSTGTTASSASPSEDQANQEDPNLTEPRPHLVRLFSRDAPGRVDNTFKDRPSESDELHTIPEAGAGLENAEQDTD